TGATTTTGTCATGACCCACCATCGTCTGGAAATTTTCGGTCTCTGTTCCAAGTGCGGAAAAAAATGAAAGTCGACGTTGCAGTTGAAGGTGAGCGAATTGTAATGGACAGCGAGAATATCGTTGATGAGTCCCGCAACACAATTATTCTGGTCGGCAACCCCAATGTTGGAAAAAGCGTCCTTTTCAACGTCCTGACAGGAACTTATACCGTTGTTTCCAACTATCCGGGCACTTCGGTGGCCGTATCCCGCGGGCACTGCGAGATCGATGGTACGCGGTTTGAGATACTGGACACGCCCGGCATGTATTCCATCATGCCGATCACGGAGGAGGAGCGGGTCGCACGGGAGATGCTGCTGCTGGAAAAGCCCCATGCCGTCATCCACGTGGTGGACGCCCGCAACATCGAGCGGATGCTGCCGATGACCCTGCAGCTCATCGAAGCGGGGCTGCCGGTCATTCTGCTGGTCAATATCATCGACGAAGCCGAGCGGATCGGCATGAAAATAGACATCGGGCTGCTGCAAGAAAAACTGGGCATCCCGGTGATCGGCGGCGCCATGCGCAGCAAACGCGGACTGCCGGAGGTCCGTCAGGCGATCGCCGCCTATTCCCCCGCGAAAAAGGCGGTGTTTGGATATTCGGCCGATCTGGACCGGGACATCGACAAGGTCGCCTCCGCCCTCGGCGGCCGTTACGCCCTATCCAGAAGGGCTTTGGCCCTGCTGCTGCTGCAGAAGGATGAGGAAATCCTGCAGTTGGTCCGGTGCACCGAGGGCGAGAATTTCGCTCTGGTGGAGCAGTCGGTCAATCAGACGGTGTTCGAACGGCGGCTCGATCTCCACCTGAGGATCAGTCTGGAGAGGAAAAGGGTCTGCAAAGGGGTGCTGGATGGCGTCATCCAGCAGCCTCAGGAACGCAGGAAGAATTTCGCCGACCGCCTGTCCGCCTGGACCATCAATCCCTGGACCGGTTTCCCTCTGCTGCTGCTGGTGCTTTACTTCGGCATCTATCAGTTCGTTGGTCAGTTCGGCGCCGGCACGCTGGTCAATTTCTTCGAAGGGATCCTGTTCGAAAATTATCTCAATCCCTGGGCGATCGCACTGGTCGAGCGCGCGACTTCCTGGTACTGGCTGCGCGAGCTTCTGGTCGGTGAATACGGGCTGTTCACCCTCGGGGTCCGCTACGCCGTGGCTCTGGTGCTGCCGATCGTCGGCACCTTTTTCCTGACTTTCTCCATTATCGAGGATGTGGGCTACTTTCCCCGCCTGGCCATGCTGGTTGACCGCATTTTCAAAAAAATCGGTCTCAACGGCCGGGCGGTGATCCCCATGGTGCTCGGTTTCGGCTGCGACACCATGGCCACCATGGTCACCCGCACCCTCGAAACCGTGCGGGAGCGCATTATCGTAACCCTGCTGCTGGCCCTGGCCGTTCCCTGCAGCGCCCAGCTCGGAGTCATCCTCGGTCTGTTGTCCGGGGTGCCCCTGGCCCTGCTGATCTGGGGCTTCTGTATCGCCCTGGTGTTTCTGGCCGTGGGATTTCTTTCGGCCCGCCTGATGCCTGGCGAGCAGCCGATGTTCTATATGGAGCTGCCCCCCCTGCGACTGCCCCAGTTTCACAACGTGATGATCAAGACCCTCAGCCGCATGCAATGGTATTTTCTGGAGATCTTTCCTCTGTTCATCATCGCGTCGGTGCTGCTGTGGGCCGGCAAAATGACCGGAGCCCTCAACTGGGTGGTCGCCGGCATGACGCCGCTGGTACGGTCCCTGGGCCTGCCCGCCGAGGTTTCCGCAGCCTTCATTTTCGGCTTTTTCCGGAGGGACTTCGGTGCTGCCGGGCTTTTTGACCTGCACAGCTCCGGACTGCTTTCCTCTCTTCAGCTGACCGTCGCGGCCGTGACCATGACCCTGTTCGTTCCCTGTATCGCCCAGTTTCTGATGATGAAGAAGGAGAGGGGCTGGAAGGTAGCCCTGAGCATATTCCTGTTTGTTTCCCTGCTGGCCTTCAGCGTGGGCTGGCTGCTGAACCGCCTGTTGTCGGTCACCGGATGGCTATGATGCAATGCGCCTTCTGCGGCAGAGAATTCTCCTCCCGCTCCGGTGAGGCGAAAAACCCCTGCGGCCGCTGTCTGGGAAAATGCCAGAAACGCTATTGCCCTTACTGTGGATACGGAAATCCCCTGGTGCCCGGGTATCTGCAGAGGCGGAATAACCGAAAATCGAAGGAGAAAAAAAGTGACGATGAATAATTCCTGCAAAGCCGAGGACCTGCTGGAGGCTCTCTGGATGGCCGTGGTGGAGGAGGGGGATAATTCCGCCAGTCTGGACGAGCTCGGTGTGGAAGCGGGGGACCAGGCCCTGGGCGAACTGGTCGCGCGGTCCCTGGTGGAAATCCAGGGTGAGCGGGTTTATCTGCGGCCTGCAGGACGCCTCGAAGGGGAGCAGGTGGTTCGGCGGCACCGCCTCGCCGAGCGCCTTATGATGGATATCCTCGACATGAAGGACTCCAATGCCAACAGCACCGCCTGCGAATTTGAACATCTCCTCAATGAAGGGATGGAAACCAAGATCTGCACCCTTCTCAACCATCCCACGACCTGCCCCCACGGCAAGCCGATCCCGCCGGGCCCCTGCTGTCTGGAAGCCCGGGAAAAGGGGGATGTCGGCGTCGTGAGCCTGACGGAGATCAAGGTGGGCGAGACGGCGGAGATCGCCTATCTGGCGACCGACGACAGCAAAAAAATGCAGAAACTGATGTCCATGGGGGTTTTGCCCGGCAACCAGATCAGGCTCAACAGGAACTTTCCCAGCTACATCTTCAGTGTCGGCAATTCGGAGTTCGCCGTGGACGAAATGCTGGCCCGGGAAATTTTCGTTCGCAAGGGATGACGGCCTCCAAACCTCCTTCTCCCTGCCGCTCATGAAAACTCCTTCCCTCCTCGGGATTATTTTGCTAAATTGACGGCCGGTAAATGAAATTCGACTTCGTCCGGGCGTTGACAGGGGTTTCTCCTCTTTTCTGCAGACATGCCTCCAGTAATCCTCCGCCCCCTGGCGAGAGCAGACGGATAATTTTCCCGAGGCTCGCATGGCCGACCTTTTCGCCAATGCCACCCTGAAAAAAAAGCTCACCGGCATCACCATGCTGGTCTGCAGCATCGTGCTGTTGCTGACCTTTGCCGCCTTCATCGCCGCGGAAATATTTTCTTTCCGCAAGGTCATGGTCAGCAACAACGCTTCCCTTGCCGAGGTCATCGCTGCGAACAGTTCCATCGCCCTGACTTTCAATGATCGCGACCTGGCTCAGAACACCCTGGAAGCCCTGGCTTCCCAACCCGATATCCAGCTGGCTTACATCTTCGACAAGCGGAATCAGCCTTTCGCCCGGTATTATAGATGCAAAGGCCAGGCTGAAGAGCACGCCTCCCGGCGCCTCGAACTATCTGAACCCGAACTGAAACAGCTTGCCGAAGGGGTCAGCGCCGGGAAGAAATCGAGCCGCTTTTCCAGCAGCCACCTGACCACTTTTTGTCCGGTCTATTTCGAGGGAAATCCCGTCGGCATGGTCTATCTCAATGCCGATATAGGACCCTTCTACAACTGGCTGCATTTCTTTGCGGGGGCAGGGCTGCTGGTCGTCGGAGTCTCCTTTCTGCTGGCCTACCTGCTTTCTCTTCGCCTTCAGGAACTGGTGTCCCGTCCCATACTCTATCTTGTGGAGAAGATGAACCACGTTCGAAGGGAGGAGGATTTTTCCATCCGGGCGGAAAAAACCTCCGATGACGAGGTCGGATCTCTGGTCGATGGTTTCAACAGCATGCTCAGCCGGGTTGAGGAACGGGACGGGCAACTGGAGCGCTATCGGCACCATCTCGAAGACCTGGTTTTCAAGCGGACTTCCGAACTGCACGAAGCGAATCAAAAATTACAGCAGACGGTCGTAGAGCTGGAAACCGCCAAAACCAAGATTGAAGCCGCAAGTCATGCCAAATCGCAATTTCTGACAAGCATCAGTCACGAGCTCCGAACCCCCATGGTCGGAGTGCTGGGGACTTCCGAACTGCTGTTGGCCAGCAGCCTCGATTACTATCAGCGCAATCTGGTGGAGACCCTCCTTGAATCGGGGGAGGGCTTGCTGACCCTGCTCAACGATCTTCTCGACCTGTCGAAAATTGAAGCGGGAAAACTTGTTCTGGAACACATTGATTTCAGCCTTGCGGAGATCATTGAAACCCCGGTCAAATTGCTCGCCAAAGGGGCGCGGGACAAAAATCTCGAGTTGCTCTGCCGTTGTGAGCCCGATGTGCCAAGGCATCTGCGCGGGGATCCGGGCCGGCTGCGCCAGGTCATTTTCAACCTGGTCGGCAATGCCATAAAATTCACCCCGGCAGGTGAGGTTGCGCTCCACGTCAAACTGGTGCGGCAACAAACGGATCGTGCCACCCTCCGTTTTCTGGTCAGTGACACCGGTATCGGCATCGCTCCGGCCGCCCGGGAGAGGATCTTCGATGCCTTCTGCCAGGCGGATAACTCCGTCACCCGTAAATTCGGCGGTACCGGATTGGGCTTGTCCATCGTCAAGCAGCTGGTGGAAAAGATGGGCGGAAAGATCGGTTTGAGCAGTGAACAGGGAACGGGATCCCTGTTCTATTTCACGGTCGATCTGGAGGTGCCCGAGAAAGTGGAGAGGGACCGCATTTCTCACGGAAAAAAAGGAACCGGAAAACGAGTCCTGGTCGTCGACGACAGCCTGGCCGTTCGTCAGATGTTCCGGGAACGGTTCAAGGCGGAAGGGTTTGAGGTGGTTACGGCGGCAAGCTGTGAAGAGGGTTGGAGCCATCTGCAAAACGGCCAGGATGCCGGCAACGCTTTTTATGCCGTTGTCCTGGACGAGGAGCTGCCCGGGGAGGATAGCCGGCGTTTGGCCGAACTGCTGACCGAAAGCGGTTTTGACGGATGGCTGGTGGCCGTCAAGAACCGGGACAATATGCCCTGCGGGGAACTCGATGGCGTCGATGCCGTGATTTACAGGCCGCTGCTGCCCTCTGTGGTCGATGAATGCCTCGCGAAGATCCTCGAGGGACCTCCCTCGCCCCTGAAGGCGCCGCCGAAATCCGTTCAGGATCCGGACGGAGGTGCGGAGGATGAAAAGGAGCTGGTTAAACGCAGGGGCAGGATACTTGTGGCTGAAGACAACGTAACCACCCAGAATCTTTTGAAAATCAGTCTTGGCAGCGCCGGGCACGAGGTCGTGGTTGCCGGAGACGGGAAAAGCGCTCTGGACATCTGGCGGAACTCGTCCTTCGACCTAATACTGATGGATTTCAATATGCCGGAGATGGACGGCTGCACGGTTACTCGCCAGATCCGCGCCACGGGCTGGAGACATCCGATCGTGGGACTCACGGCCCATACTTCTGATAATCATGTCGAACAGTGCCGCGAGGCGGGCATGGACGACTATCTCTGCAAGCCTTTCAAACAGAAGCAATTGCATCAAGTCGTAGAAAAATGGCTGGCGGAAGGTGTCTTTTCGGGAGCCGGATGACGGCAGGTTGGCATGAGGCATGGACAAGATATTTCTACGGGACTCGGGTAAAACCCGTTTCTTTATAAAAATCCTGGCGGTCCTGAGTTTTCTGGCCTATCTGCTGGTGCTGACGGGGTTGTTCAAGACTCTCTTTTCAGGGAGAAAGGAGACTGAAATCCTGACCCTCGCATCCGCCTTGACTGTGGATGTCGGAGATCGGGAAAAACTCCTTAAAGTTTCGGGTTCTGGATTTGATGACAGGGTCAGGGCCAGCCTGAGTTTCGATACCGGAAATTATCGGGCGCTGGTCGGTTCCCTGAAAACCTGGGGACATCTGAACCAGGTGGTGGTTCGGGAAGACCGGGTCTTTCTGGCCAACGGCAAGCGGGGTCTGCAGGTGGTTGATGTTGCCGACCCCCAAAAACCCCGGATTATCGGTTCGGTTGATACGCCCGGGTTTGCATGGGGGGTCCGCGTGCACGGGGATCATGCCTTTGTTGCCGACGGCCCAACCGGTCTGGTCGTGATCTCGATTGCCGACCCTGCCCGATTGCGCATCCTCTCCACAACCGCCACCCGGGGAGATGCCTATGCCGTAGACTTTCTCAATGGGTTTGTGCTGGTCGCCGACCAGTACGGTATTGCAGCGGTTTCCGTTGATCACCCGCAGCATCCGGAAAGCATGTTTCTGTTGGATCTGCCCCAAGGGAAGAGAAGACATCTGAGGGTCAAAGGTAAACGCATCTACCTGACCAATGGGAAAAACGGTGTGGCGATCATCGATTTCGACAGAGTGAGCGGGCTTCGTCTGGTGGATACCTTGAAAACCCGCGGCCCGGCCGAACGGGTTACCATCAGCGGCAACACTCTGCTGGTCGGGTGTGGGAAACAGGGGGTGGATCTTTTCGCATTGAAGGATACAAAAGTCGAATTCGTCGAAGGAATCGATACCCCCGGTTTTGCGCGCGGTATCGCCGTTGTCGGAAACCGGATCTTTGTCGCAGTCAATACCTTCGGTCTGCAGGTTCTTGAAACAGAACCCGGGGGCGTGCCGATCAGGAAGAAAATCATCGAGACTCCCCATCTCGCCTGGGACGTGGTGTCGGGCAACGGGCTGCTTTATGTTGCCCAGTCCAGAGGAGGGTTGCAGATCATAGACCCCGCGCGCGCGCGCGAAGCTTCTCTGCCCACCCTGGAGACGGGCGGGAGTGCCTTGGAGTTGGTTTCCAGTGCAAATCGCCTCTATCTGGCCGACGGCCACGAAGGGGTTCGTTTTATCGACATCGATTCCGACGGCAGAATGACAGCTGGTTCCACTATCGATACCCCCGGGTATGTCCGACGGCTGAAACTGTTCAATGAAAGATTATATCTAGCCGATCGCAGGGGAGGCCTGGTGATTGTCGGCGATCTCCAGGGAAAGGGGCATGTTGAAAACATTGTTCCTCTCCCCGGTAAAGTGGCTGCAGAATCGATCACGGTGTCGCCTCGTCTGGCCTGTGTGGGTGTCAAAAATGACGGCCTGTTCGTAATCGACATCGCCGATCCCGGGCGCCCGCAGATAGTTGGAAGTCTGTTTGGCCTGGGCAATGTTCGTGACGTCTCCCTGGTCGGTGATCAGCTTTATGTGGCAGCCGACGAGCGGGGGTTGCTGCAGGTCTCCCTGAAAAACCCGGCAAGACCTCTTCTGCTCGGAGAGGTGGAGATCCCCTCCCACCTACGGGTTTTCAGCACCGCCGTCGCTCTTTCCCAGAGCGAAGACCTTCTGCTCCTGGCCAATTCACGAGCCGGATGTCAGATCTTCGATGTCTCCCATCCGCATCGTCCCAACTTGCTGTCCACCGTATCCGCTATGGGCAACATCGCCTGGGCCAAGGTGGTCGAAAGGCTTGCTTTTATCTACGATAATGACCGGGGCTTGCTGGTGGTGGACCTTACAGAACCTGAAAAGCCGTACGAACTTGGTACATTGGGTGTTACCAGCGCCAGAAGCGTGGACGTGGTCGGCAACCAGGCCTGTGTCACCTTCACGGGAGGGGGGGTGAAATGTATGCCCCTGCCGATGGAAATGACGCTTGCCGCCATCTCCGACTCCGGGAGTATATACCTGCGAATCCCACCTCTGCCTGTTTCAGGAAATTACTTGCTGTCGGTTTCCAGAGATGGTCAATATGCAATTATGGACGAGCCCATGAGTTTTAGAGTGGCAGGTCAGGAGTGAGAAGGGAAAAGGAGGCCACCGAATCCGGCCGCGCTATCAAAAGCGGTACTCCAGACCGGCCCAGATCTGCCGCCCGATTTCATCGGCGAATTCGTTGGAGTCAGGATCGGAAATCGTCACTTTTTTATTCAACAGATTGAAGGCATCAAGGCTTAGAATCATGCTCTGATCCGACCAGAGGTCCTTTTCCCATTCGAGGCGGCAGGAAACGACGACCGACCCGCCCTTTTTTACCTTGTCAAAGATCGGCACCGAATCCCCGTTGGGGAGGATCATGTCCTCTCCGGTGGTTTTCAATTTTTCATAGCCACTTCGGTACTTGGCCAGCCCGCTGAAGGTGAATCCATAAGGAAACTTTCCGACATAGGCCAGATTGACGATCCAGTTACGGTTGAAATCCTTCCTCGGCATCTCACTTGCTTCCAGCAGTCGACCATCGTACCAGACCCTCTCGTGAAGGTCCTCCTCCTCCAGAAGCTCGTCATAGGACTCATTGCTGGTCTCGGTTTTCTGATAGGCGGCGTTGATGGTCAGGTAATGTTTGGCCCACTGCCGCTCCCAGGAGATCCTGTAGCTCTCATGTCGGCTGCTGCCGTTGTTGTTCGGCGTGTTGTAATAAATGCCGTCCTCTTCCTGCTCGAATGTCTTGGCCAGTTCGTCCCGGCCTTTGCGATGAACGTATCTCAGTGCAGCCTTGCCGCCAAACAGCTGGTGTTCCAGACCGAGAACTTGCTCGTCGGTAAAGGGAGTTTCGAGCTCCGAATATTTGGAATCGGTGACGGACCGGCTATAAAGAGTCCAGCCATCGGTTTCCGACCAGCGCTCCTGATATGTCGGATTCAGCGCCTCCCTCAGTTTGTAGGCAAGGATATTGTTGGCATAGTAGCGGTTGAAGCCGGCGATCAGAAAGGTTTGCTGGTCGCCGAAAAGATCCAGGCCCGCCATTAGGCGGGGGGCCAGGTTGAGGTTATGCGTAAAGTCATCATAATCGAGACGGACGCCCGGCCGAACCTCAAGCCTGGCCCAACGCACTATGTCTTCCAAATGGAAGCTGTACATCCGTTGAAGGACTTCGGTCTCGCCTTTTTCGTAAGCTGTTCGTCGTGGGGGGGCATCGATCAGATAGGTATACAGATAACTGGTATCCACACGCTCGGTTTTGGCTTCGATTCTCTGGATGTCTAAACCTGTGTTGACGCCATGATGAATGGGGCCGGTGGAGAAAGGGCGAAAGGCGAAATCAGTTTTGATCTGATAACTTTCCTGGGTTTTTTCAATATCTCCAAGAAAACCCTCTTTATCCCAGACGTTATCACTGATTTCCGTCTGAATCATATCGGTTGGAGCTTTACGGGAGTTTTCGCTGGTGCGGTAGGCGACCTGAACATCGAGGTCGCCAAGGGGCAGTCGCGTATGGCCAGTAACGGAAAAGAGATGGCCGCCGCCACGGAGGGTGAACTCGCTGTCCCGGAAACCGTCCTTGAAATAGACTCCGCGATAGGGGGCGTAGGTCCAGAGAAAACTGAAGCTGGTATCTTCCGTCGCCAGAAAAACGGTTTTCAGCAGGTAGTTTTCGCCGCGGCGCTCCTGCGTCTCGGTCTCTTCGTCCTGCTTCAGCGGAATCCGTGAGTACATCTGGCGGTAGGCGGCCAGGGTCATGAGCCTTGAAGAGACGGGGAGATGCAGGTCGAAGCCAAAATGATGCTTGCGAAACTTCGGCTGCTGCCGGTGGTCTGTTGAATTGAGAAAATCCTGCTCGTCCTCCTGATCGATATGGAAACTGGTCCATTCGTCCCGGGTCGTTCGATAAAACAGCTTGCCGCCGAACCACGGATCGGGGCTGATGATTTCGGCATCGACTACCCCGCCTTTGAAATTGCCGAACCGGGCCGGCACATTGCTGTCATACACGGTGATGGCGCCGACCAGTGAATTGTCGAGAAACAGGTCCTGAGCGTGACCTGGGACATCATTGTTGGTCACCGGATCGGTGTCTCCCTCCGGGTCGATCAGGCTGTTGTTGCTGATGCCGTCAATAGTGAAATTGTTTTCGAATGTTTTGCCGCCGGATATGGAGACAGCCGGAGGAAGGATATCGCCACCCCTGGTGGAGATATCTGCACCCTCGCTGAACTGAACCCCGGGCAGGACCGTCAAGGCCTCGTTGATGCTGTCATTACGGAAGGGCAAATTTTCAATGGTTTCCCGTTTGATGACGGTACCGTTTCCGGTGATTTCCGGTTTTCCTGCCTTTACCACCACGGGGGGCAGAATCCTGGGTTCCTCTTCAACGAATGAAGAACTGTTGGCCTCGCCGGATCCGCCGCTTGACAAACCGCTGGCATGGAGAGATGTCGGAAGGGAGCAAAGCAAGGCAAACAACACTGCCAGACAGACAAACCGCACGTTCTTTTTCTGATGAAAGGGCGTTGACAACATCGATCGAAAACTCGGGAAGATGGCGGTTTTCTCTCTAATGAAAACCGGCGGGCACCTATGAATATCACAGGTGTCCAGTAAAGCCAAGCGGGTAATTCAGGGGAGGAGAGGGAAGAGGAGCCGAACTGTCCTGATTCCTGCCGGGCAGCGGACAGACCTCGCTGACGACCCTGAAAGCAGGGGACGGGCCAGCAGATTCTGCGGATTAAAATAGTGGATGCAAAAACCATACACAAAACCAGGGTACGGGACCGGACAATCGGATGGTTGCAGCGGTTGCCCTGCGATTATTGCAGCCCCTGCCTGCTTTAACCTTTCTTGACATCCCGATCCGATTTCTTTACCCTACCCGCGACCTTGGAAAGGATCAGTCATGACAGTCGCCGCCATCATCCCAGCCCGTTATGCTTCAACCCGTTTCCCGGGCAAACCTTTGCAGCTGATTCTGGGGAAAACCATGATCGAAAGGGTCTACCGGCAGGTGTCCCAGGCCTCTTTGGTCGACAGAATCATTGTCGCCACCGATGATCAGCGCATCTTCCAGGCCGTCGAATCTTTCGGCGGGGAAGTGGTCATGACCCGTGCCGATCATGCCACCGGCACGGATCGGCTGGCTGAAGTGGCCGCAGACCTCACCACGGATCTGATTGTCAACATCCAGGGAGACGAGCCCCTCATCGACCCGGCCATGATCGAGGCCGCCATTGTGCCCCTGAAACGGGATGCGGGTATACCGATGGGCACCCTGAAGACGCCCATCGGCAGCCGGGCAGAGTTCCTGGATCCGAACGTGGTCAAAGTCGTGACCGACAGCGAGGGTTTCGCCCTCTATTTTTCCCGCGCGCCCATCCCTCATTGGCGTGACGGGGCAAGCCTGCACCCCGAAGCCTTCAAGCATATCGGCCTGTATGTCTATCGCAGGGATTTTCTGCTCAGATACGCCTCTCTGCCTCCCACCCGGCTGGAGAGCCTGGAAAAGCTGGAGCAGCTGCGGGCGCTGGAAAACGGCTACCGGATTCGGGTGGTGGAAACCGACCTGATCAGCATCGGGGTGGACGTGCCCGAGGATGTGGCACGGGTTGAGGCTCACCTTCGGGGGATGAGCTGAAAGGCGGGAACAATGGAAGAAATAAGGGTTTCCATTTCCGCGCCTTGAGTGTAGAATTCCTGCTTTGAAAAAGGCCCTGTTTTGTCCCGGATTCGGTCTCGGATGCAGCTTGCTGCAAGTCCGTCAGGTTTTGGGGGAAGGAGTTGAAATTTTATGAAAACCAAGTTTCTGTTCATTACCGGCGGCGTTGTTTCCTCTCTTGGCAAGGGACTGGCGGCGGCCTCGATCGGGGCACTCATGGAAGCGCGGGGCCTGAGGGTTTCCATGCAGAAGATGGACCCGTATATCAATGTCGATCCGGGAACCATGAGTCCGTTTCAGCATGGCGAAGTTTTCGTCACCGATGACGGCGCGGAAACGGATCTCGACCTTGGCCACTACGAACGCTATACTTCGGCCCGTCTCAGCCAGAAGTCCAATTTCACCACCGGTCAGGTCTACGATTCCGTCATTCGCAAGGAACGCCGGGGAGACTACCTCGGTGGTACGGTTCAGGTCATTCCCCATATCACCAACGAGATCAAGAACAAAATCCTTGAAAATTCCAAGGGGGTGGACATCGCCATCATCGAGGTGGGGGGCACCGTCGGGGATATCGAATCCCTCCCTTTCCTTGAAGCCATCCGCCAGTTCCGCACCGACCGGGGCCACGAAAACGTCCTCTACATCCATCTGACCCTGGTCCCCTACATCCCCACAGCGGGTGAACTGAAAACCAAGCCCACCCAGCATAGCGTCAAGGAACTGCGAGAGATCGGGATCCAGCCGGACATTCTTCTGTGCCGCTGCGACCGGGAAATCCCCCGGGACATGAAGGCCAAGATCGCTCTGTTCTGCAATGTGCGGGAAGAGGCGGTCATTACCGCCCGGGACGTGCCCTGCATCTACGAGGTGCCGATCGCTTTCCATGAGCAGGGACTGGATGAGAGAATCATCGATTATCTCAACATCTGGACCAAGGCCCCCGACCTGTCCGACTGGGAACGGATCGTGAGGCGGATCAAGGAACCGGCTGGCGAAGCTTCCATCGCCATCGTCGGCAAGTATGTTGAACTGACAGAGAGCTACAAGTCCCTGTCCGAGGCCCTGATTCACGGCGGCATCGCCAACGACTGCCGGGTGAATCTGGTCTACGTCGATTCCGAAGCGCTTGAACGCCACGGCATCGGAGACACTTTTGCCAACGTGGACGGCATTCTGGTGCCCGGAGGTTTCGGCCAGCGGGGAAGCGAAGGGAAGATTGCC
The genomic region above belongs to Syntrophotaleaceae bacterium and contains:
- a CDS encoding CTP synthase, whose product is MKTKFLFITGGVVSSLGKGLAAASIGALMEARGLRVSMQKMDPYINVDPGTMSPFQHGEVFVTDDGAETDLDLGHYERYTSARLSQKSNFTTGQVYDSVIRKERRGDYLGGTVQVIPHITNEIKNKILENSKGVDIAIIEVGGTVGDIESLPFLEAIRQFRTDRGHENVLYIHLTLVPYIPTAGELKTKPTQHSVKELREIGIQPDILLCRCDREIPRDMKAKIALFCNVREEAVITARDVPCIYEVPIAFHEQGLDERIIDYLNIWTKAPDLSDWERIVRRIKEPAGEASIAIVGKYVELTESYKSLSEALIHGGIANDCRVNLVYVDSEALERHGIGDTFANVDGILVPGGFGQRGSEGKIAAVRYARENGTPFFGICLGMQMAVVEYARNVCGVEDAYSSEFKEDALNPVIHIMEHQKKVTRKGGTMRLGAYPCTLADGTHARRIYGQSNILERHRHRYEFNNKFRQVLSDAGLVISGVFPEADLVEIVELADHPWFLGCQFHPEFRSRPMDPHPLFESFVGACLKHRKEV